In Entomomonas moraniae, one DNA window encodes the following:
- a CDS encoding carboxymuconolactone decarboxylase family protein, whose protein sequence is MSRFTIPTDIQSTPEESHAILEGIHKQLGSVPNIYRLVAQSPAALKGFMDQAGALAKGKLSPKIREGISLAIGQLNDCHYCLSAHSFISTQLLKTDKAEVEANRKADSHDPKTKAALQFAVKVAENKGRVAEKELTKLRDIGFCDAEIIEIIQNVTLNIWTNYLNNVAETPIDFPEVK, encoded by the coding sequence ATGTCTAGATTTACTATTCCTACCGATATCCAAAGTACACCTGAAGAATCACATGCCATCCTTGAAGGAATTCATAAACAACTCGGTTCTGTACCCAATATTTATCGTCTTGTTGCACAAAGTCCTGCGGCACTAAAAGGCTTTATGGATCAAGCCGGCGCGTTAGCAAAGGGTAAGTTATCCCCTAAGATTAGAGAAGGTATTTCTTTAGCCATTGGCCAACTTAATGATTGCCACTATTGCTTATCAGCTCACTCCTTTATTTCTACTCAGCTTTTAAAAACAGACAAAGCTGAAGTAGAAGCCAACCGTAAAGCAGACTCTCACGATCCAAAAACAAAAGCAGCACTACAATTTGCTGTCAAGGTTGCAGAAAATAAAGGCCGTGTTGCTGAGAAAGAGCTCACTAAACTACGTGATATTGGTTTTTGCGATGCAGAAATTATTGAGATCATCCAAAATGTTACCCTTAATATTTGGACTAACTATTTGAATAATGTTGCAGAAACGCCTATCGATTTCCCTGAAGTTAAGTAA
- the brnQ gene encoding branched-chain amino acid transport system II carrier protein, producing MKELKFGDILALGFMTFALFVGAGNIILPPFIGLHAGHNVWFAAIGFLITGVSLPVITIVAMARVGGTMAALTHPIGKIAGTLLAVVCYLSIGPLFAGPRTATVSFEIGIFPFLKEGGLLQYENYALFAYSLVYFILVIGVSFYPAKLLDSVGHVLAPLKILALSILGVAAFLYPVGDVVPATQAYETGAFTQGFINGYLTMDTLASLAFGVVIINAIRSRGIESTRLVARYAIIAGLIAGIGLTLVYISLFKLGSNSAAISVGLDNGAKVLQAYVNYTFGEFGAIFLAILIGIACLVTAIGVTTACSTYFANLLPIPYRLVVLVVATVSFIVSNIGLTQLLAISGPILVAIYPPCIVLVLMSFFKSFWRNPMYVFAPVMLVSFFFGVFDGLKEAKLSVPDFISTLPLADASLAWLIPSIVVLVLATVWDVLYGKVSS from the coding sequence ATGAAAGAATTAAAGTTTGGTGATATTTTAGCGTTAGGTTTTATGACTTTTGCGCTATTTGTGGGGGCTGGAAATATTATTTTACCCCCTTTTATTGGGTTGCATGCAGGGCATAATGTTTGGTTTGCTGCAATTGGCTTTTTGATTACAGGCGTCAGTCTACCCGTCATTACCATTGTAGCAATGGCACGAGTGGGCGGTACCATGGCGGCGCTTACTCACCCTATTGGAAAAATAGCAGGAACATTACTGGCTGTCGTTTGTTACCTATCGATTGGTCCCCTTTTTGCTGGTCCAAGAACAGCAACTGTTTCTTTTGAAATTGGCATATTCCCTTTTTTAAAAGAAGGTGGTTTACTGCAATATGAAAATTATGCATTATTTGCTTACAGCCTTGTTTATTTTATTCTTGTGATTGGTGTTTCTTTTTATCCCGCAAAATTATTAGATTCTGTAGGGCATGTTCTCGCCCCTTTAAAAATATTAGCTCTATCTATATTAGGGGTGGCTGCTTTTCTTTATCCTGTGGGTGATGTTGTTCCCGCAACACAAGCCTATGAAACAGGGGCGTTTACGCAAGGGTTTATTAATGGTTATTTAACCATGGATACATTGGCCTCTTTAGCTTTTGGTGTGGTGATTATTAATGCCATACGCTCACGAGGAATTGAATCAACTCGATTAGTTGCGCGTTATGCAATTATTGCTGGGCTTATAGCAGGGATTGGTTTAACACTGGTTTACATAAGTTTGTTTAAATTAGGCAGTAACAGTGCGGCTATTTCTGTGGGATTAGATAATGGTGCAAAAGTACTGCAAGCGTATGTGAACTATACCTTTGGTGAGTTTGGAGCTATTTTTCTTGCTATTTTAATTGGTATTGCGTGTTTGGTAACGGCGATAGGTGTAACAACTGCTTGTAGCACATATTTTGCTAATTTATTACCTATCCCTTATCGTTTAGTGGTTTTAGTTGTGGCGACTGTTTCTTTTATTGTATCAAATATTGGATTAACTCAGTTGTTAGCTATCTCTGGACCGATACTTGTTGCCATTTATCCACCATGCATTGTGTTGGTATTGATGAGTTTCTTTAAATCGTTTTGGCGTAATCCGATGTATGTGTTTGCCCCAGTGATGTTAGTATCCTTCTTCTTTGGTGTTTTTGATGGATTAAAAGAAGCTAAACTAAGTGTCCCTGATTTTATTTCTACACTACCGCTGGCCGATGCCAGTTTAGCGTGGCTTATTCCTTCAATTGTCGTTTTAGTGTTGGCAACTGTTTGGGATGTGCTTTATGGAAAGGTAAGTAGCTAG
- the murB gene encoding UDP-N-acetylmuramate dehydrogenase, producing the protein MSLNIQEHVSLKPFNTLGIDVNARYMLFIEDSATLLEALAWAEQHNIYVTVIGGGSNTLLTQDIDSLVLVIQTQGIRIVEQQGSAVIVEVEAGVVWHELVTWSVQQGLGGIENLSLIYGTVGAAPVQNIGAYGVEFKDVCHQVQAINRVTRTVRLFTAEECSFSYRDSFFKHYPEQWIVTRVQIRLDHKAPVNIGYAALQSNLPEHTDQLSYEAVSQLVIKTRQQRLPNPMQLGNAGSFFKNPIVTIEKAEQLKQQYADLVTYPYSVGQVKLAAGWLIDKAGLKGFREGDVGTYPLQALVLVNYGTATGKDVLQVAQKIQTIVKEKFGVLLEPEPVIL; encoded by the coding sequence GTGAGCTTAAATATTCAAGAGCATGTTTCTCTTAAGCCTTTTAATACATTAGGTATTGATGTTAATGCACGTTATATGCTCTTCATTGAAGACAGTGCCACTTTGTTGGAAGCCTTAGCATGGGCTGAACAACACAATATTTATGTGACCGTCATTGGTGGTGGTAGTAATACCTTGTTGACTCAAGATATTGATAGTTTAGTGTTAGTCATACAAACACAAGGTATTCGTATCGTTGAACAACAAGGCTCTGCGGTGATCGTTGAAGTTGAAGCGGGTGTGGTTTGGCATGAGCTAGTAACGTGGTCAGTACAGCAGGGCTTAGGTGGTATTGAGAATTTAAGTTTAATTTATGGTACAGTAGGGGCTGCGCCCGTACAAAATATTGGCGCTTATGGCGTTGAGTTTAAAGATGTGTGCCATCAAGTACAGGCGATTAACAGAGTAACACGAACAGTACGTTTATTTACTGCTGAGGAATGCAGTTTTAGTTATCGTGATAGCTTTTTTAAGCACTATCCCGAACAATGGATTGTTACAAGGGTTCAAATTAGATTAGACCATAAGGCACCTGTTAATATTGGTTATGCCGCACTGCAAAGTAATCTTCCAGAGCACACTGACCAGCTCAGCTATGAAGCGGTGAGTCAGCTGGTGATTAAAACCCGACAACAGCGATTACCCAACCCGATGCAGTTAGGTAACGCGGGTAGTTTTTTTAAAAATCCAATCGTGACCATAGAAAAAGCAGAGCAGTTAAAACAACAGTATGCAGACCTTGTGACATACCCGTACAGTGTTGGTCAAGTTAAACTAGCCGCGGGCTGGCTAATTGATAAGGCAGGATTAAAAGGTTTTCGTGAAGGTGATGTAGGAACATACCCTTTACAAGCATTAGTTCTAGTGAATTATGGAACAGCAACAGGGAAGGATGTGTTACAAGTTGCACAAAAAATACAAACGATTGTCAAAGAAAAGTTTGGCGTTTTACTAGAGCCAGAACCTGTTATTTTATAG
- a CDS encoding low molecular weight protein-tyrosine-phosphatase — translation MRILMVCLGNICRSPSAEGVLRHKLKQAGLVDKVFVDSAGIGGWHEGDTPDKRAQKVAKNRGYDISGLGARQIQPDDFSSFDVILGMDHNNIKALKQMPQGSAVIDLFLNYAHAERTEMVDPYYGDMQDFDQMFDLLEVGCDAIIQRLKGQL, via the coding sequence GTGCGTATTTTAATGGTTTGTTTGGGCAATATTTGTCGTTCACCCTCGGCGGAGGGTGTTCTTCGCCATAAACTAAAGCAAGCGGGGCTAGTGGATAAAGTTTTTGTTGATTCGGCAGGGATTGGTGGTTGGCATGAGGGTGATACACCTGACAAGCGTGCTCAGAAAGTAGCTAAAAATAGAGGCTACGATATATCAGGGCTTGGAGCAAGGCAAATACAGCCCGATGATTTTTCATCATTTGATGTGATTTTAGGTATGGATCATAACAATATCAAAGCCTTAAAACAAATGCCTCAAGGCAGCGCTGTTATCGATTTATTTTTAAACTATGCCCATGCAGAACGTACCGAAATGGTAGATCCTTATTATGGGGATATGCAAGATTTTGATCAAATGTTTGACCTTTTAGAAGTGGGTTGTGATGCTATTATCCAACGTTTGAAGGGGCAACTGTGA
- the rlmKL gene encoding bifunctional 23S rRNA (guanine(2069)-N(7))-methyltransferase RlmK/23S rRNA (guanine(2445)-N(2))-methyltransferase RlmL: MSAQFELILTCPKSLEGLLKDEATELGLIDAKERIANVQGLADMATAYRLCLWSRLANRVLLVIKRFPLKNAQELYDGVYDIDWRDHLEPTGSLAIEFTGQGSGIDNTHFGALKVKDAIVDRLRNNRGERPSIDKQYPDVRIHARIERGEATVSIDLSGHSLHQRGYRLQQGAAPLKENLAAAILIRAGWPKIAAEGGALVDPMCGVGTLIIEGAMMAADQAPNLYREHWGFNNWLGHIPSIWKQVLQEAKERSEAGLAKPPLWIRGYEADPRLIKPAHNNIERAYLEDWIKVYQGDLATFSPHPDKGQKGLVICNPPYGERLGDEASLLYLYQHFGEALRNQCVGWQAGIFTGAPDLCKRMGIRSHKQYSFFNGTIPCKLVLLNVSPAQFVVQHAEQTTEEASTTKPVAMLSEGAKMFANRLEKNKKQLAKWAKQQNITCYRVYDADMPEYAIAVDLYDDWIHVQEYAPPRSIDPEKAQTRLLDALSAIPQVFDISPEKIVIKRREQQKGKNQYERQNSEGHFMEVQEGDVKLLVNLKDYLDTGLFLDHRPMRLRLQEEAQGKRFLNLYCYTATATVHAIKGGARTTTSVDLSKTYLDWGKRNLLLNGFSERQKLIQADVMEWLENDREEYDLIFIDPPTFSNSKRFEGVFDVQRDHIKLIELAMNRLSNKGVIYFSNNFRKFVFDDDLKEKYHVEEITEQTIDMDFKRNTKIHHAWRITK; the protein is encoded by the coding sequence ATGTCTGCACAATTTGAACTTATCCTTACTTGCCCTAAAAGCCTTGAAGGGTTACTTAAAGATGAAGCCACCGAACTCGGTTTAATCGATGCCAAAGAACGCATAGCCAATGTTCAAGGTCTGGCAGACATGGCAACGGCTTATCGTCTATGCTTATGGTCACGTTTAGCTAACCGCGTCTTGTTAGTCATCAAACGCTTTCCACTCAAAAATGCCCAAGAACTTTATGATGGGGTTTATGACATTGACTGGCGTGACCACCTAGAACCCACAGGCAGCTTAGCAATTGAATTTACAGGCCAAGGTAGCGGTATAGATAATACCCACTTTGGAGCACTCAAAGTCAAAGATGCGATTGTTGACCGACTACGCAATAACCGTGGTGAACGCCCATCTATCGACAAACAATACCCCGATGTGCGTATACATGCCCGTATTGAACGTGGTGAAGCGACTGTTTCAATCGATTTATCAGGCCATAGTCTGCACCAACGCGGTTACCGCTTACAACAAGGGGCAGCGCCTTTAAAAGAAAACCTAGCAGCGGCGATTCTCATCCGCGCGGGCTGGCCTAAAATTGCGGCAGAAGGTGGCGCATTGGTTGACCCTATGTGTGGGGTGGGTACACTGATTATTGAAGGGGCAATGATGGCCGCTGACCAAGCGCCTAATCTTTATCGCGAGCATTGGGGTTTTAATAATTGGTTAGGTCATATTCCTAGTATTTGGAAACAAGTATTGCAAGAAGCAAAAGAGCGATCAGAGGCTGGTTTAGCAAAACCCCCACTATGGATTCGTGGCTATGAAGCAGACCCACGGCTCATTAAACCTGCGCATAACAATATTGAACGTGCGTACTTAGAGGACTGGATTAAAGTTTACCAAGGCGACTTAGCCACCTTTTCACCTCATCCTGACAAAGGGCAAAAAGGGTTGGTTATTTGTAACCCTCCGTATGGGGAGCGTTTGGGCGATGAAGCAAGCCTACTTTACCTTTATCAACACTTTGGCGAAGCTTTAAGAAATCAATGTGTAGGTTGGCAAGCAGGTATCTTTACCGGTGCACCTGATTTATGTAAACGCATGGGCATACGTAGTCATAAACAATACAGCTTCTTTAATGGTACGATTCCTTGTAAATTAGTACTACTAAACGTAAGCCCTGCACAATTTGTTGTACAACATGCAGAACAAACGACGGAAGAAGCTTCCACAACAAAGCCTGTTGCTATGTTATCTGAGGGGGCAAAAATGTTTGCCAATCGCCTCGAAAAAAACAAAAAACAACTGGCTAAATGGGCAAAACAACAGAATATTACTTGCTATCGCGTTTATGATGCAGATATGCCTGAATACGCCATTGCCGTTGATCTTTATGATGATTGGATACATGTCCAAGAATACGCCCCTCCTCGTTCTATTGACCCAGAAAAAGCGCAAACACGTCTATTAGATGCCCTTTCTGCTATTCCCCAAGTGTTTGATATCAGCCCTGAAAAAATTGTTATCAAACGCCGTGAACAGCAAAAAGGTAAAAACCAGTACGAGCGCCAAAATTCCGAAGGTCACTTTATGGAAGTACAAGAAGGTGACGTTAAACTGTTAGTCAATCTCAAAGACTACCTTGATACAGGGTTATTTCTAGATCACCGCCCCATGCGCCTAAGACTTCAAGAAGAAGCGCAAGGCAAACGCTTTTTAAACCTTTATTGCTACACAGCCACAGCAACCGTGCATGCTATAAAGGGTGGCGCAAGAACAACGACCAGTGTTGATCTTTCTAAAACCTACCTCGATTGGGGTAAGCGTAATCTTTTATTAAACGGTTTTTCTGAACGCCAGAAACTTATTCAAGCCGATGTGATGGAATGGCTAGAAAATGACCGTGAAGAATATGATTTAATCTTTATCGACCCCCCTACTTTTTCCAACTCAAAACGCTTTGAAGGGGTGTTTGATGTACAACGTGATCATATAAAACTGATTGAGTTAGCAATGAATCGCTTAAGTAACAAAGGAGTTATTTATTTTTCTAATAACTTCCGTAAATTTGTTTTTGATGATGATTTAAAAGAAAAATATCATGTAGAAGAGATTACCGAACAAACCATCGATATGGACTTTAAACGTAATACAAAAATTCATCATGCATGGCGAATCACAAAATAA
- a CDS encoding SDR family oxidoreductase, with product MKTIFITGCSSGMGLTAAHFLKDLGFRVITSCRKETDLLKLKEQGFEAVLLDLDNSESIKNASQEIKEITQGKLYGLFNNAGFGVYGPLQEISREQLERQFSTNVFGLHELTNYLLPLMLAQGEGRIVQTSSVMGFIATPGRGAYAASKYAVEALSDALRLELHNTGIKISLIEPGPITTSFSENVNQVNENNHVKNPGIAAKFSLAPDDVMPYLKHAFTHKKPKIRYRITMVSKSMWYAKRLLPSCWLDKILLIK from the coding sequence TTGAAAACTATTTTTATAACAGGTTGCTCTAGCGGCATGGGATTAACTGCTGCACACTTTTTAAAAGATCTCGGTTTTCGTGTCATTACCTCTTGCCGTAAAGAAACTGACTTACTAAAACTCAAAGAACAGGGGTTTGAAGCTGTTTTATTAGATCTCGATAATAGCGAGAGTATTAAAAATGCTAGCCAAGAGATAAAAGAAATAACACAAGGAAAGCTTTACGGCTTATTTAATAATGCGGGCTTTGGTGTTTATGGCCCTTTGCAAGAAATATCACGCGAACAACTAGAACGACAATTTTCAACCAATGTCTTTGGCTTGCATGAGCTGACCAATTATTTATTACCGTTGATGCTTGCTCAGGGTGAAGGGCGTATTGTACAAACCAGTTCAGTGATGGGCTTTATTGCTACGCCCGGTCGTGGTGCTTATGCTGCTAGCAAATACGCGGTTGAAGCATTAAGTGATGCATTACGTCTTGAGTTACATAATACAGGGATAAAAATTAGCTTAATTGAACCGGGGCCTATTACGACCTCGTTTTCTGAAAATGTTAACCAAGTTAATGAGAACAACCATGTTAAAAACCCCGGTATTGCGGCTAAATTTTCATTGGCTCCCGATGATGTGATGCCCTATCTCAAACATGCATTTACTCATAAAAAACCTAAAATTCGCTATCGTATTACCATGGTCAGTAAAAGCATGTGGTATGCTAAACGACTATTACCCAGTTGTTGGTTAGATAAAATTTTACTGATCAAATAA